A window of the Candidatus Omnitrophota bacterium genome harbors these coding sequences:
- a CDS encoding DoxX family protein codes for MLERMIGNRANTGLCFLRIVLSIIFFAHGAQKLLGMFGGDGLAATTEKFAQAVYFPEMMVWVVSGGELLGSAALFIGLLTREASIVLSLFVLGSLYLIHLDNGFFIKNNGYEYHLMLLAGCLCLIFGGGGSGSMDKALFPHERWTFIKDPNKIKLLPPED; via the coding sequence ATGCTGGAAAGAATGATAGGGAACCGGGCCAATACGGGTCTTTGCTTCTTGCGCATCGTCTTATCCATCATCTTTTTCGCGCATGGAGCGCAGAAGCTATTGGGGATGTTCGGCGGCGACGGTTTGGCGGCGACGACGGAAAAGTTTGCTCAAGCGGTCTATTTCCCTGAGATGATGGTTTGGGTGGTTTCGGGAGGGGAATTGCTCGGCTCCGCGGCGCTTTTTATCGGCTTGCTTACGCGCGAAGCATCGATCGTCCTCTCCCTCTTCGTGTTAGGCTCTTTGTATCTCATTCATCTCGACAATGGTTTTTTTATTAAAAATAACGGTTACGAGTATCATTTGATGCTGCTGGCGGGATGCTTGTGTCTCATATTCGGCGGCGGCGGTTCCGGCTCCATGGATAAAGCGTTGTTTCCCCACGAACGATGGACGTTTATCAAAGATCCCAACAAGATTAAATTGCTGCCGCCTGAAGATTGA